In Thermomonas paludicola, the following are encoded in one genomic region:
- a CDS encoding phosphate ABC transporter substrate-binding protein, with amino-acid sequence MNISFNKRAALLAALLAASSFAQAGVVVVMSSKSDVDSLSKVQVSQIFLAKTDALPNGRVAKPIDQAEGAAVRNEFYDKVADKSSAQMKAYWSQLTFTGKAQPPRKVASDAAVKAALAENPAAISYISDGAVDGSVKVVFRP; translated from the coding sequence ATGAATATTTCGTTCAACAAGCGGGCTGCCCTGCTGGCGGCACTGCTCGCTGCCAGCTCGTTTGCGCAGGCGGGTGTGGTGGTGGTGATGTCGTCGAAGAGCGACGTTGATTCACTGAGCAAGGTGCAGGTTTCGCAGATATTCCTCGCCAAGACCGACGCGCTCCCCAATGGTCGCGTGGCCAAGCCGATCGACCAGGCCGAGGGTGCGGCCGTGCGCAACGAGTTCTATGACAAGGTGGCCGACAAGAGTTCGGCGCAGATGAAGGCGTATTGGTCGCAGTTGACGTTCACCGGCAAGGCACAGCCGCCGCGCAAGGTTGCCAGCGATGCCGCGGTCAAGGCGGCGCTTGCCGAGAACCCGGCGGCGATCAGCTACATCAGCGATGGCGCGGTGGACGGCAGCGTGAAGGTGGTGTTCCGGCCCTGA
- a CDS encoding cysteine desulfurase produces MHAGEGDRPIDWAAVRGDFPLLQRQVHGKPLVYFDSANTGQKPEAVIAATDDFYRQHNANVSRAVHALGAEATEAYESARGKLARFFNVRPDELVLCSGTTFAINLVAYSWALPRLQPGDAILLTRMEHHANIVPWQLVAQRTGAVLKVAELLPDGSLDLDGLHAAMTPEVKLLAVTHVSNVLGTINPVAAICREAARRGIVSVVDGSQAAPHMAVDIAAIGCDFYAFTGHKMVGPTGTGALWARRAHLEAMPPFLGGGEMIKEVRFDGTVFNDAPHKFEAGTPNIAGFVGLGAAVDYLDALGMPNIAARERELLAHATEELGKIDGLRIHGTARDKAAVISFAIDGTHSHDLATLLDLEGVAVRSGQHCAHPLLQWLGVGTTCRASLAFYNTHAEIEAFLVALRKVRNLLG; encoded by the coding sequence CTGCACGCAGGGGAGGGAGACAGGCCCATCGACTGGGCGGCGGTGCGCGGCGACTTCCCGCTGCTGCAGCGGCAGGTGCACGGCAAGCCGCTGGTCTATTTCGACTCTGCCAATACCGGGCAGAAGCCCGAGGCGGTGATCGCCGCCACCGACGACTTCTATCGCCAGCACAACGCCAACGTCAGCCGCGCGGTGCACGCGCTGGGTGCCGAGGCCACCGAGGCCTACGAAAGCGCGCGCGGCAAGCTGGCGCGGTTCTTCAACGTGCGCCCGGACGAACTGGTGCTGTGCAGCGGCACCACCTTCGCCATCAACCTGGTGGCGTATTCATGGGCGCTGCCGCGCCTGCAGCCGGGCGACGCGATCCTGCTCACGCGGATGGAGCATCACGCCAACATCGTGCCGTGGCAGCTGGTTGCCCAGCGCACCGGCGCCGTCCTCAAGGTCGCCGAGCTGCTGCCGGATGGCAGCCTTGATCTCGACGGCCTGCATGCGGCGATGACGCCCGAGGTGAAGCTGCTGGCGGTCACCCACGTCAGCAATGTGCTCGGCACCATCAACCCGGTGGCGGCGATCTGCCGGGAAGCGGCGCGCCGCGGCATCGTGAGCGTGGTCGATGGCTCGCAGGCCGCGCCGCACATGGCGGTGGACATCGCTGCGATCGGCTGCGATTTCTACGCCTTCACCGGCCACAAGATGGTCGGCCCCACCGGCACCGGCGCGCTATGGGCGCGGCGCGCGCACCTCGAGGCCATGCCGCCGTTCCTCGGCGGCGGCGAAATGATCAAGGAAGTGCGCTTCGACGGCACCGTGTTCAACGATGCCCCGCACAAATTCGAAGCCGGCACGCCCAACATCGCCGGCTTCGTCGGGCTGGGTGCGGCGGTGGACTATCTGGACGCGCTGGGCATGCCCAACATCGCCGCACGCGAGCGCGAACTGCTGGCGCACGCCACCGAGGAACTTGGCAAGATCGACGGCCTGCGCATCCACGGCACCGCCCGCGACAAGGCGGCGGTGATCAGTTTCGCGATCGACGGGACGCACTCGCACGACCTCGCCACCCTGCTTGACCTGGAAGGCGTGGCGGTGCGCTCCGGCCAGCACTGCGCGCATCCGCTGCTGCAGTGGCTGGGGGTTGGCACCACCTGCCGTGCCTCGCTGGCGTTCTACAACACCCACGCGGAAATCGAGGCGTTCCTGGTGGCGCTGCGCAAGGTCCGCAACTTGCTGGGTTGA
- the sufD gene encoding Fe-S cluster assembly protein SufD — MNALLESLAAGFDGDASRRALLDEVLRDGLPQRAEAWKYTSLRQLERRSFLPAQAVAVDPGLLAAIPSPRMVFVNGHVDTALTDLAGLADGVHVQPLSQLLQGDDPRAVDFLERRYQRTDEPFARLNAALAREGAAIRVDAGAQAATPLHIVHIGAPQSADAAWHLRHFIELREGAALQLTEHELAAGEHAHLGNLLLHVHLAPHARLTHVRVQDAATRATLFARTDAVLAQDADYRRVDLELGAALARHELNIRLDGDRASLRADGVLLADGRRHVDTRLGIDHIARDTRCNLVWRGLAGQRGKAVFHGGIVIREGADGTEAALSNKNLLLSADAEIDTQPTLVIHADEVKAAHGATVGQIDTTALFYLRSRGLPEAQARALLTGAFCREVVASIEDAATRALCDAALDRALARLGA; from the coding sequence ATGAATGCATTGCTGGAGTCACTGGCCGCAGGCTTCGACGGCGATGCCAGCCGTCGCGCGCTGCTCGATGAGGTCCTGCGCGACGGTCTTCCGCAGCGTGCGGAAGCCTGGAAGTACACGTCGCTGCGGCAACTGGAACGCCGCAGCTTTCTGCCGGCGCAGGCCGTCGCCGTCGATCCCGGCCTGCTGGCGGCCATCCCCTCGCCGCGCATGGTGTTCGTCAACGGCCATGTTGATACCGCCCTGACCGACCTGGCCGGACTGGCGGATGGCGTCCATGTCCAGCCGCTTTCGCAGCTGCTGCAGGGCGACGATCCGCGCGCGGTGGATTTCCTCGAACGCCGCTATCAACGCACCGACGAACCCTTCGCCCGCCTCAATGCCGCACTGGCGCGCGAAGGCGCCGCCATCCGCGTGGATGCCGGCGCGCAAGCTGCCACGCCGCTGCACATCGTGCACATCGGCGCTCCGCAATCCGCCGATGCCGCGTGGCACCTGCGCCACTTCATCGAGCTGCGCGAAGGGGCGGCCCTGCAGCTGACCGAACACGAGCTGGCCGCAGGCGAACACGCCCATCTTGGCAACCTGCTGCTGCACGTCCATCTGGCGCCGCACGCCCGGCTCACCCACGTGCGCGTGCAGGACGCCGCCACGCGCGCCACGCTGTTTGCGCGCACCGATGCCGTGCTTGCGCAGGATGCCGACTACCGACGCGTCGATCTGGAATTGGGCGCCGCGCTGGCCCGCCACGAACTCAACATCCGTCTGGACGGCGACCGCGCGTCACTGCGGGCCGATGGCGTGCTGCTGGCCGATGGCCGACGCCACGTGGACACCCGCCTGGGCATCGACCACATCGCGCGCGACACGCGATGCAACCTCGTCTGGCGCGGTCTGGCCGGGCAGCGCGGCAAGGCGGTGTTCCACGGCGGCATCGTCATCCGCGAAGGCGCGGACGGTACCGAGGCCGCGTTGTCCAACAAGAACCTGCTGCTGTCGGCCGACGCCGAAATCGACACCCAGCCGACACTGGTGATCCACGCCGACGAAGTGAAGGCCGCACATGGCGCAACGGTTGGCCAGATCGACACGACCGCGCTGTTCTATCTGCGTTCGCGCGGGCTTCCGGAAGCGCAGGCGCGCGCGCTGCTGACCGGCGCATTCTGTCGCGAGGTGGTGGCCAGCATTGAAGACGCAGCGACCCGCGCGCTGTGCGACGCGGCACTGGATCGCGCCCTGGCAAGGCTGGGGGCGTGA
- the sufC gene encoding Fe-S cluster assembly ATPase SufC, which translates to MLKIENLHARVAGKEILKGLSLEVKPGEIHAIMGPNGAGKSTLGNILAGRDGYEVTAGSVTFEGKPLLELAPEARAAAGVFLAFQYPVEIPGVNNTYFLRAAYNAQRKTRGEPELDSMQFLKKVREKLAVLHLKDELLHRGVNEGFSGGEKKRNEIFQMALLEPKLAILDETDSGLDIDALKAVADGVNAQRSSERAFLVITHYQRLLDYIKPDVVHVLANGRIVETGGPALALELEAHGYDWIKNRLTPEAAA; encoded by the coding sequence ATGTTGAAGATCGAAAACCTGCATGCCCGCGTCGCCGGCAAGGAAATCCTGAAAGGCCTGTCGCTGGAGGTGAAGCCCGGCGAAATCCACGCGATCATGGGGCCGAACGGCGCCGGCAAATCCACGCTGGGCAATATCCTGGCGGGGCGCGATGGCTATGAAGTGACCGCCGGCAGCGTCACCTTCGAAGGCAAACCGCTGCTGGAGCTGGCACCGGAAGCGCGTGCCGCCGCCGGCGTGTTCCTGGCCTTCCAGTACCCGGTGGAAATCCCCGGGGTGAACAACACCTACTTCCTGCGCGCGGCCTACAACGCGCAGCGCAAGACCCGTGGCGAGCCCGAACTCGACTCGATGCAGTTCCTGAAAAAGGTGCGCGAGAAACTCGCCGTGCTGCACCTGAAGGACGAGCTGCTGCATCGCGGCGTCAACGAAGGCTTCAGCGGCGGCGAGAAAAAGCGCAACGAGATCTTCCAGATGGCGCTGCTGGAACCGAAGCTGGCGATCCTCGACGAAACCGATTCCGGCCTCGACATCGATGCGCTGAAAGCGGTCGCCGATGGCGTCAACGCGCAGCGATCAAGCGAGCGCGCCTTCCTGGTCATCACCCACTACCAGCGCCTGCTGGACTACATCAAGCCGGACGTGGTGCACGTGCTGGCCAACGGACGCATCGTGGAAACCGGCGGGCCGGCACTGGCGCTGGAACTGGAGGCGCACGGCTACGACTGGATCAAGAACCGGCTGACGCCGGAGGCGGCTGCCTGA
- the sufB gene encoding Fe-S cluster assembly protein SufB, which produces MTEQQNARIHAQLGRKYDAGFITDIETDSLPPGLDEDIIRALSARKQEPEWMTEWRLEAYRHFLTMTQPDWAKLKIGPIDLQALSYYSAPKGPKYKSLDEVPQELIDTYDKLGVPLHERAKLAGVAVDAVFDSVSVGTTFKKELAAVGVIFTSMSDAITNHPELVRKYLGTVVPVGDNYFAALNSAVFSDGSFVYIPKGVRCPMELSTYFRINAGHTGQFERTLIICEDKGHVSYLEGCTAPMRDENQLHAAVVELVALDDAEIKYSTVQNWYPGDENGIGGIYNFVTKRAECRGARSKVTWTQVETGSAITWKYPSCILVGDDSVGEFHSVALTHHYQQADTGTKMVHIGKRTKSKIVSKGISAGRGQNTYRGLVKVAAAADGARNHTQCDSLLIGKQCGAHTFPYIEVKNPGAIVEHEATTSKISDDQMFYCRSRGIDQENAVSMIVDGFCKSVFRELPMEFAVEAKKLLDVTLEGSVG; this is translated from the coding sequence ATGACAGAGCAACAGAACGCCCGGATCCACGCCCAGCTGGGCCGCAAGTACGATGCCGGTTTCATCACCGACATCGAGACCGACTCGCTGCCGCCGGGTCTGGACGAAGACATCATCCGCGCGCTGTCGGCCAGGAAGCAGGAACCGGAGTGGATGACCGAGTGGCGGCTGGAGGCGTATCGCCACTTCCTCACCATGACCCAGCCCGACTGGGCCAAGCTCAAGATCGGGCCGATCGACCTGCAAGCGCTGTCCTATTACAGCGCGCCGAAGGGGCCGAAGTACAAGTCACTGGATGAGGTGCCGCAGGAACTCATCGACACCTACGACAAACTGGGCGTGCCGCTGCACGAACGCGCCAAGCTGGCCGGCGTGGCGGTGGATGCAGTGTTCGACTCGGTCAGCGTGGGCACCACCTTCAAGAAGGAGCTGGCGGCGGTCGGGGTGATCTTCACCTCGATGAGCGACGCCATCACCAACCACCCCGAGCTGGTGCGCAAGTACCTGGGCACCGTGGTGCCGGTGGGCGACAACTACTTCGCCGCGCTCAATTCGGCGGTGTTCTCCGACGGCAGCTTCGTCTACATCCCCAAGGGCGTGCGCTGCCCGATGGAGCTGTCCACCTACTTCCGCATCAACGCCGGCCACACCGGCCAGTTCGAGCGCACCTTGATCATCTGCGAGGACAAGGGCCACGTCTCGTATCTGGAAGGCTGCACCGCGCCGATGCGCGACGAAAACCAGCTGCACGCCGCGGTGGTGGAGCTGGTGGCGCTGGACGACGCCGAGATCAAGTATTCGACCGTGCAGAACTGGTATCCGGGCGACGAAAATGGAATTGGCGGCATCTACAACTTCGTCACCAAACGCGCGGAATGCCGCGGCGCGCGCAGCAAGGTGACCTGGACGCAGGTGGAGACCGGCAGCGCGATCACCTGGAAATACCCAAGCTGCATCCTGGTCGGCGACGACAGCGTGGGCGAATTCCACTCGGTCGCGCTGACCCACCATTACCAGCAGGCCGACACCGGCACCAAGATGGTGCACATCGGCAAGCGCACGAAATCGAAGATCGTCAGCAAGGGCATCAGCGCCGGGCGCGGGCAGAACACCTATCGCGGGCTGGTGAAAGTGGCAGCTGCCGCAGACGGCGCGCGCAACCATACCCAGTGCGACAGCCTGCTGATCGGCAAGCAGTGCGGCGCACACACGTTCCCCTACATCGAAGTCAAGAATCCCGGCGCGATCGTCGAACACGAAGCCACCACGTCGAAGATCAGCGACGACCAAATGTTCTATTGCCGCAGCCGCGGCATCGACCAGGAAAACGCGGTGTCGATGATCGTGGACGGCTTCTGCAAATCGGTGTTCCGCGAATTGCCGATGGAGTTCGCGGTGGAAGCCAAGAAATTGCTGGACGTGACCCTGGAAGGCTCAGTCGGCTGA
- a CDS encoding SUF system Fe-S cluster assembly regulator, translating to MLRVTRLTDYATVILTVLAARPDMVLSAPELAERAGLEAPTVAKVLKPLAAAGLVAGFRGANGGYRLARPADAISLIEIVEAMEGPLGMTECSTPSGQCGIEHSCGVRANWRRINDVVAEALGNVSLAQMLIPPQHPVRRRIGAQLAPV from the coding sequence ATGCTTCGCGTCACCCGGCTTACCGACTACGCCACCGTGATCCTGACCGTGCTTGCCGCACGGCCGGACATGGTGCTCAGTGCGCCGGAATTGGCCGAACGCGCCGGCCTGGAAGCACCCACCGTGGCCAAGGTGCTCAAGCCGCTGGCCGCCGCCGGGCTGGTGGCGGGCTTTCGTGGCGCCAACGGTGGCTACCGGCTGGCGCGCCCGGCCGACGCGATCAGCCTGATCGAGATCGTGGAAGCGATGGAAGGCCCGCTGGGCATGACCGAATGCAGCACGCCCAGCGGCCAGTGCGGCATCGAGCACAGCTGCGGCGTGCGCGCCAACTGGCGGCGCATCAATGACGTGGTGGCCGAGGCACTGGGCAACGTGTCGTTGGCGCAGATGCTGATCCCACCACAACACCCCGTGCGCAGGCGCATTGGCGCCCAGCTGGCACCGGTTTGA
- a CDS encoding alpha/beta hydrolase translates to MRRISIAAALLLGLGLLIVASAPSSAQQRLRERIAQRLQQRGGADTAGASTQVPAGTRVLHDVAYGADPKQRYDVYLPARPQANAPIVLMVHGGGWRRGDKTSSPVVDHKAGYWLGRGFVFVSANNRLVPEANPLQQARDIAAAVASVQQHAAQWDADPQRMILMGHSAGAHLVALLGSQPALLQQAGAQRPRGVVALDSGALDVPSLMSQARVPQLYHDAFGADSGFWRSVSPQQQLGRDALPMLLVCSSTRHFPTSPCEEAGKLAQRAATLSVPAEVLPEALSHGEINAQLGLPSAYTDAVSRWIDHALMQVRR, encoded by the coding sequence ATGCGTCGCATCTCCATCGCTGCAGCCTTGCTCCTCGGCCTTGGCCTGCTGATCGTCGCCAGCGCGCCCTCTTCCGCGCAACAACGCCTGCGCGAGCGCATCGCGCAGCGGCTGCAGCAGCGTGGCGGCGCGGACACCGCCGGCGCCTCCACGCAGGTTCCGGCGGGCACGCGGGTACTGCACGACGTGGCCTACGGCGCAGACCCGAAGCAGCGCTATGACGTGTACCTGCCCGCACGCCCGCAGGCCAACGCGCCAATCGTGCTCATGGTCCACGGCGGCGGCTGGCGGCGGGGCGACAAGACGTCTTCCCCGGTGGTCGATCACAAGGCGGGCTACTGGCTGGGCAGGGGCTTCGTGTTCGTCTCCGCCAACAACCGGCTGGTGCCCGAGGCCAACCCGCTGCAGCAAGCACGCGACATCGCCGCGGCAGTGGCCTCGGTGCAGCAGCATGCCGCGCAATGGGACGCAGACCCGCAACGCATGATCCTGATGGGGCATTCGGCCGGTGCCCACCTGGTGGCGTTGCTGGGCAGCCAGCCCGCGCTGCTGCAACAAGCCGGCGCACAGCGGCCGCGCGGCGTGGTCGCGCTGGACAGCGGCGCGCTCGATGTGCCGTCGCTGATGTCGCAGGCGCGAGTTCCGCAGCTGTATCACGACGCCTTCGGCGCGGATTCCGGCTTCTGGCGATCCGTCTCCCCGCAACAACAGCTAGGCCGCGACGCCCTGCCGATGCTGCTGGTGTGTTCCAGCACGCGTCATTTCCCGACCTCACCCTGCGAGGAAGCCGGCAAGCTGGCGCAGCGCGCCGCCACCCTGTCGGTCCCGGCCGAGGTGCTGCCGGAGGCCCTGTCGCACGGTGAGATCAATGCGCAACTGGGCCTGCCATCGGCGTACACCGACGCGGTCTCCCGCTGGATCGACCACGCCTTGATGCAGGTCAGACGCTGA
- a CDS encoding SET domain-containing protein, with protein sequence MPKKIITRKSAIHGNGVFAARPLEKGERLIEYKGRRRTHDEVDAGDSGDIESGHTFLFTLDEDWVIDANFEGNAARWINHSCAPNCEAVLIEDADEPTRSRVFIEAIRAIEPGEELTYDYGIILAERHTARLKAIWACRCGASTCTGTMLKPKR encoded by the coding sequence ATGCCGAAAAAAATCATCACCCGCAAATCCGCCATCCACGGCAACGGCGTGTTCGCCGCGCGGCCACTCGAAAAAGGCGAGCGCCTGATCGAATACAAGGGACGTCGCCGCACCCACGACGAGGTGGACGCCGGCGACAGCGGCGACATCGAAAGCGGGCATACGTTCCTGTTCACCCTCGATGAAGATTGGGTGATCGATGCCAATTTCGAAGGCAATGCGGCGCGCTGGATCAACCACAGCTGCGCCCCGAACTGCGAGGCGGTGCTGATCGAGGATGCAGACGAGCCGACGCGGTCGCGGGTGTTCATCGAGGCGATCCGCGCGATCGAACCCGGCGAAGAGCTGACCTACGACTACGGCATCATCCTGGCTGAGCGGCACACGGCACGGTTGAAGGCCATCTGGGCCTGTCGCTGCGGGGCCAGCACCTGCACCGGGACAATGCTCAAGCCCAAGCGGTGA
- the fusA gene encoding elongation factor G — MSYSTAHIRNVALAGHPSAGKTTLFEALLLAGGALQTAGTVERGNTVSDFDPIEKARGHSIDAALASVDRAGLHLNLIDTPGYPDFRGPALGVLDAVETVVVVVGADTGIAHGTRRMLDYARSRDLSCVIVVNKIDHAGHDAGALLDALRAEFGNHVLPLNLPADGGTRVVDCFGSSNGSSDLGPCAEWHQKIIDQVVEINETVMDHFLDQGENGLSATELHDAFEQCLREGHLIPVCFTSARSGTGIKEFLDIAEALFPHPGEANPPPFRKGAEAHPIVAVPDPDMHVIADVFKVVNDPFVGKLGIFRVYQGTLKKDAQLFVDDGKKPFKVAHLFKLKGKEHVEIAQAIPGDIAAVAKVDELHFDAVLHDSHDEDHIHLAPMQFPKPMFGLAVEPASKGQEQKLATALAKLAEEDPAFVVEHNAETNETVIHGLSDLHLRVMLQRLKERYAVEVDTHPPRIAYRETISTRAEGHHRHKKQTGGAGQFGEVSLRIEPLPRGGGFEFVDEVKGGTIPGQFLPAVEKGVRQVLASGAVAGYPLQDIRVIVHDGKHHAVDSKEVAFIAAGKRAFLDAIAKAQPQVLEPIVALEVSAPEQHMGDVSGGLSAKRARISGTDSLRGGEIVIRAQVPLSELEGYAAELKSATAGRGRYALDFSHYEPVPAQVQKKLVEQYKPHPEDD; from the coding sequence ATGTCCTACAGCACAGCACACATCCGCAACGTGGCCCTGGCAGGCCACCCAAGCGCCGGCAAAACCACCTTGTTCGAAGCCCTGCTGCTTGCCGGCGGCGCACTGCAGACGGCAGGGACGGTTGAACGCGGCAACACCGTGTCCGACTTCGACCCCATCGAGAAGGCGCGCGGGCATTCCATCGATGCAGCCCTTGCCAGCGTGGATCGCGCCGGCCTGCACCTGAACCTGATCGACACCCCCGGCTACCCGGATTTCCGCGGCCCCGCCCTGGGCGTGCTGGACGCGGTGGAAACCGTGGTGGTGGTGGTGGGTGCCGACACCGGCATCGCCCACGGCACGCGACGCATGCTGGACTACGCCAGGTCGCGCGACCTGAGCTGCGTCATCGTCGTCAACAAGATCGACCATGCCGGGCATGACGCTGGCGCGTTGCTGGACGCACTGCGCGCGGAATTCGGCAACCACGTGCTGCCACTCAATCTTCCCGCCGACGGCGGCACCCGCGTGGTGGACTGCTTTGGCAGCAGCAACGGCAGCAGTGACCTTGGCCCCTGCGCCGAATGGCACCAGAAGATCATCGACCAAGTGGTGGAAATCAACGAGACCGTGATGGATCACTTCCTCGACCAGGGCGAGAACGGCCTGTCGGCCACGGAGCTGCACGATGCCTTCGAACAGTGCCTGCGCGAAGGCCACCTGATCCCGGTGTGCTTCACCTCCGCGCGCAGTGGCACGGGCATCAAGGAATTCCTCGACATCGCCGAAGCGCTGTTTCCGCACCCGGGCGAAGCCAACCCGCCACCGTTCCGGAAAGGCGCGGAGGCGCACCCCATCGTGGCCGTCCCCGACCCCGACATGCACGTCATCGCCGATGTCTTCAAGGTCGTCAACGACCCGTTCGTCGGCAAGCTGGGCATCTTCCGCGTGTATCAAGGCACGTTGAAAAAGGACGCGCAGCTATTCGTCGATGACGGGAAAAAGCCGTTCAAGGTGGCGCACCTGTTCAAGCTCAAGGGCAAGGAGCACGTGGAGATCGCGCAGGCGATTCCCGGCGACATCGCGGCGGTGGCGAAAGTCGATGAGCTGCATTTCGACGCCGTCCTGCACGATTCGCACGACGAAGACCACATCCATCTCGCACCGATGCAGTTCCCGAAGCCGATGTTCGGGCTGGCGGTGGAACCCGCCAGCAAGGGCCAGGAACAGAAGTTGGCAACCGCGCTGGCCAAGCTGGCCGAAGAGGACCCGGCATTCGTGGTGGAACACAATGCGGAAACCAACGAAACCGTGATCCACGGCCTGTCGGACCTGCACCTGCGGGTGATGTTGCAGCGGCTGAAGGAGCGCTACGCGGTGGAGGTGGACACGCATCCGCCACGCATCGCGTATCGCGAAACCATCAGCACCCGCGCCGAAGGCCACCATCGACACAAGAAGCAAACCGGGGGCGCGGGCCAGTTCGGCGAAGTGTCCCTGCGCATCGAACCACTGCCACGCGGCGGCGGCTTCGAGTTCGTGGACGAGGTCAAGGGCGGCACCATCCCGGGTCAATTCCTGCCGGCGGTGGAAAAAGGCGTGCGCCAGGTGCTGGCCAGCGGCGCCGTGGCGGGCTATCCCCTGCAGGACATCCGCGTGATCGTGCATGACGGCAAGCATCATGCGGTGGACAGCAAGGAGGTGGCCTTCATCGCCGCCGGCAAGCGGGCATTCCTGGACGCGATCGCGAAAGCGCAGCCGCAAGTGCTCGAGCCGATCGTCGCACTGGAGGTCAGCGCGCCAGAGCAGCACATGGGCGACGTCAGCGGCGGCCTGTCAGCCAAGCGCGCGCGGATCAGCGGCACCGACTCCCTGCGCGGCGGGGAGATCGTGATCCGTGCGCAGGTTCCGCTGTCGGAACTGGAGGGCTACGCGGCCGAATTGAAATCGGCCACCGCCGGGCGCGGCCGCTATGCGCTCGACTTCAGCCACTACGAACCGGTGCCCGCGCAGGTGCAGAAAAAACTGGTGGAGCAGTACAAGCCACATCCCGAGGACGACTGA
- a CDS encoding glycine zipper 2TM domain-containing protein, translated as MKRLINSLLVLGLVAGSSTAFAQSSADRYGDAYSNDGGSEGYFDYARVIRVDPVLDEGYRNATDYGRRCRDSTTAGRYESDGYYSRGYDDYGRRPRSGEAGRNVATIAGGIVGAVLGSKVGGGSGTYAATAVGSMLGGMAGREIYDQNQQNRYVRGGTVRVCDPEPVRGGYSGYSGYSGSASAYDVTYEYNGRRYTRRMDYNPGDRIRVRVDVVPQ; from the coding sequence ATGAAGCGTCTCATCAACAGCCTGCTCGTCCTGGGCCTTGTCGCCGGCAGCAGCACGGCATTCGCACAGTCCAGCGCCGATCGTTACGGCGACGCCTATTCCAACGACGGTGGCAGCGAAGGCTATTTCGACTATGCGCGGGTGATTCGCGTGGATCCGGTGCTGGACGAAGGCTATCGCAACGCAACGGACTACGGGCGCCGCTGCCGTGACAGTACCACCGCTGGCCGTTACGAAAGTGATGGCTATTATTCCCGCGGGTATGACGATTATGGTCGCCGCCCGCGCAGTGGCGAGGCAGGGCGCAATGTCGCCACCATCGCCGGCGGCATCGTGGGCGCCGTGTTGGGCAGCAAGGTTGGCGGCGGCAGCGGCACCTATGCCGCCACGGCAGTCGGTTCGATGCTGGGTGGGATGGCCGGGCGCGAGATCTACGACCAGAACCAGCAAAACCGTTACGTCAGGGGCGGCACGGTGCGCGTCTGCGATCCCGAGCCGGTACGCGGCGGATACTCGGGATATTCCGGATATTCCGGCAGCGCCAGTGCCTATGACGTGACTTACGAGTACAACGGGCGGCGCTACACGCGGCGCATGGACTACAACCCCGGCGATCGCATCCGGGTGCGCGTGGACGTGGTTCCCCAGTAA
- a CDS encoding response regulator, translated as MHAGRERRERDRRSARPGTRVLVIDDSPTIVALLKRMLQQNHCDVLVAYDGETGIEIARREVPDLIFLDIVLPGIDGFNALRTLRRDVVTKDVPIIMISGNAQATEQFYVQRIGADDFMKKPFSRAEVFSRIASVLDENGIPRHASRSGHRTEAAAQAAPPA; from the coding sequence CTGCACGCAGGCCGCGAACGCCGCGAGCGCGATCGGCGCAGCGCGCGACCCGGCACCCGGGTGCTGGTGATCGACGATTCGCCCACCATCGTCGCCCTGCTCAAACGCATGCTGCAGCAGAACCACTGCGACGTTCTGGTGGCCTATGACGGCGAAACCGGCATCGAAATCGCACGCCGCGAAGTTCCCGACCTGATCTTCCTGGACATCGTGCTGCCCGGCATCGACGGCTTCAACGCCCTGCGCACCCTGCGCCGCGACGTCGTCACCAAGGATGTTCCGATCATCATGATCAGCGGCAACGCACAGGCCACCGAGCAGTTCTACGTGCAGCGCATCGGCGCGGACGACTTCATGAAGAAGCCGTTCTCGCGCGCCGAGGTGTTCAGCCGCATTGCATCGGTGCTGGATGAAAACGGCATTCCACGGCACGCCAGCCGCAGCGGCCACCGCACTGAAGCCGCAGCCCAGGCAGCGCCACCGGCCTGA